The segment AGACCCCCCTCAGCAGGTGGGGCGCCCCTTTTTGGCAGATGGGCCCTTTTGCTGTTGAACTGGTTTCATACGGCCCTCGGGATGACCAGCAGCCCCAGCTGCACCCCTAGGCCCTGCCCCCACAGTGGAGGAGCCCGAGTGCCTGCCTGGGGAGCAGGGTGTCTGTGAGTGGTATCCCAAGGCTCCGCCCGCTGACCGGGGCCATCCCGGGCCCTTCCCTCTGGGCCAGCAGACACGGTCTACACCTGCCGTGCTCCTGTTTCTCTGTGAAGTCTCCCACCCACACCAGCCTGGGAGCTCACCTGAGGGGGTGGTCCAGAAATGGCCGCAGCTGCCACTGTTGTCCCCAGGGCCATCATCACTGAAGTATGACAAGTGTCCTCAGGGGGCCCCACCACAGCAGAAGCTGCAGGTTGGGGGCGTGCTGAGGGGgtcccctctctgagctccagggtACGTCTGTGCCCCAGCCTCTCCTGTGTCCGAGCTGGGTGGGGCTGTGGTAGAGGGAAGGTCCCGACTGAATGGCAATGGTGGAGGCCTTGGGTTCTATCCAGTGTCCTTGGTGTGACCTTCGACtggtcccacccctcccctgagcctcagtttccccccttCAAAGGAAACTCATCATCCTCACACTGTGTGCCTCCTGGCAGGCTGTGAGGCTCGGTGGGCCTAGAGAGAGGCCAGTCCTGGCAGGTGACAGGGCAGATGGGGCCTGGCAGGCAGGACGAGGATGGGAGGCATGTGGCAGAGGCTTAGCGCCAAACCCACAAGAGGGGCCTCTGCCCCGAGATCTGGGGTCCTTGGATCCCCAcctacctcctcctcctcaggccGAGGGCCCTTAGAGGCCGTGCCGAGAGTCCCCACACCCCGAGAGTCCCCACATATGGGTCACCTACTTTGACTTTCATCTTTAGGTGCCACCCATccaccccacccagggacctcccagcccccagaagGGTCCCCCTAGGCCTCAGGACTTCACTGTGCCCGGAGCACACCCGTGCTGCCACCCCCATCCCACGAGCGTGTGGCGCACTCCTGCAGGGGGACAGACACTGGCCCCACATGGCACACGCTCAAGCTCGCTCTGCAGAACTGGGACAGTGGCCGTGGCAGAGGAGCCCCGCCTCCACTCCCAGACCcctccagcacctgccctggCACCTGCCTCAGGAACCCACGGACTTGTGGAGGCAGCCCCAATGCCACCCCCGTTCCTCGGGGCCAGATTATCAGCTTATGGAGAGATTGTGCAGCATGGGGCCACAGAGGGAGGGTATGCCGGGCAAGGAGCACGTTCTGGACCCCTGCCTTGCCCAGAGTTCTGGACATGAGGAAGATGTGCAGGCCGGGGAGGGTATGCATCCTGGCAATGGGATGACAGAGCCTGAAGAAGGGATGAAGTGTTCTGGAAGCAGTGAGTGTCCATGATCCCGAGGGCCCAGGGGAGGCGTCCTCAGGCCCGTCCTGGCCAGCCAGCCCAGTCCAAGCCCTGAGATCCTTCCCTCTGTGTTCCCCCATCTGCCTTGCTGTGTCCCACTTAGAAGCTGTCCCCATGACCTGGACAGTGCAGTGCTGGGTAGGACCGCGTACAAACACTCTCAGCCCAGCGGGTCACAGACTCCACCCCGCTTACCTAAGATGTTAGGGGGCCTGACTTCCGTGGAAGAGCCAGAGGGGATGCTGGTTTATCCCAAGAGAGGAAGGGCCTCTGTGGGCACATGTCAAGGCTCAAACCCCCGGTCCCCCTGGGTCTCCCCGTGGGCCCTCTGAGGCTGGCCCTGCCCGGGGAGCTGGCCAGTCACCCACCCTGGGGGCCTGCAGCACTGCTGACCCTTTGCCTCTCCCTGCAGGTCTGGCACCATGCCCGGTCCCTCCGAACTCTAAGCCACAGCCCCGGCCACCGGAGCAGCCTCTGTTCCCTTCAgggcccaccccctccccactgcccactGCCCCGCCATGGCTGGGGACCGGCTCCCTCGGAAGGTGATGGATGCCAAGAAGCTAGCCAGCCTCCTGCGGGGCGGGCCTGGGGGGCCACTGGTCATCGACAGCCGCTCTTTCGTGGAATACAACAGCTGGCACGTGCTCAGCTCCGTCAATATCTGCTGCTCCAAACTGGTGAAGCGACGGCTGCAGCAGGGCAAGGTGACCATCGCAGAGCTCATCCAGCCAGCCGTGCGCGGCCAGGTACCTGACACCCTCCCTGCTGTGTCCACCCGGTCCCTGGGGCTGGCGCCAcctcccccccactgcccccagggCCACCCAGTCCCTGGGGCTGACTACCTTCCCACCCAGGCCCCTGTCACTTCCGGAGGCCAGGACAGAACTCACCAGCCAGGTACACAGGAGCTCTCAGCTAACCCCAGCTGGGCTCCTAGGGCCAGAATGTACTAAGCCATTCCAAGCCTCGGGCCTCGTAGGTGgctcccacctctcctccctgAGCTGCCTCTTAGGGTGCACAGATGCCTCTCCCCAGGGAGGCCCTCTGCAGATACCGTCTCCCCAGATACAATTCATCACCCCTCCCTTCCAGAGCCGGCTGCCCTATCTGGGTCCTCACTCAGCCCTCCGCCCCTGGCAGAGGTCTCCCCTCATAAGACAGGGCCATGTCCCTGGGGCCCAGTCCAGGGCTCACAGAGGGGCACTGAACGGATGAGCTAGGTGTGACCTTGCACAGGGGCATGGGGcgggccggggtggggtggggtgcacaGGGAGGCCGTGGACCAGGATGGCAGCTGGGGAAGCATGTATTGATGGCCATgagaagtcagaggaagacaggagGGGTGGCCAAGAGGCTCACACTGAGAggtcctgtccccagccccccagtTCTTTCCCCTCTAGAGTTTTGAATGACCCAGAATTCTCTCTGGGCCCTCCCCCGAGAACATCCCAGGTCACCTGCCTGCGGTGGACAGTCCTGGCACCGTCAGCCAGGAGCATCGAGTCCAGCCCTGGAAGGGACCCCTGGCCCAGTGACCTGGGAAGGCAGAGGCACCTCCAGTGTGGAGAGTGGCATGCCCAGCGGCCTGGAGCTGCGGGAGGGGTCTTGGTCACAGGCCCCGCCTCAGCAGAGCTGGATGTGAGAGGACCCAGGTGGCACAGCGGCTCGTGGGgagtccccccacccaccccccaaggCCAGAACAAGCTCCCTGCAGCCTCAGTGAGGGGAATCCGGTGATTAATCACCCCCAGCGAGGACTCCCTGCCAGAGCGCAATCCCATTGGCTGCTGGTGACATCATCCAGCCTAGGGTTGGCGGCTCAGCTGGCTTAAGGGCTGAGTGTGCTTGGGGGGCAGGGCATTAGCCACTCTGAGCAGAAGCTGCTGAGCATCTGGTCCCCAGGCGGggcatttggggtggggggagggcacggAACCCCAACTCCGAGCTGCTGCTGCCTCCTGAATCCAGGGTGGCTCTCGTGGCAGGCCTTTTCCCATCACtggctggggaagaggggaagggcccAGGCCCAAAGGCATCCCACCTGCAAAAGCCCCAAAACGTGCCTCCCGGGGACCCTGGGGACAGTCTTCCCCTTGCCTCGGTCGCCCTGAGGGTGTCCGTGCACCCCTGTCCCTGTGGGCACCTGTGTGTACCCCTGAAGACCCTGTTACATTCACCTTAATCTCTTCTACGTGGACGTGGCCCCCAGCGGACACCCATAAGTGCTCCCTTAGCTCAGATGCCCGTGCGTGAGGACACGGCATTAGGACAAGTGTCCCCCGCTTCTGCCTGCTCCGAGGGCCTGCCTGTGTGGCCGTGGGCGTTTCTACCTGTCCAGGTGTGAGCTGTGCAGtgggcggctcagagcctgcccTTCCCTCGAGGCAGCAAGGTGGCCGAAGCCCCTCCCTGCCAGTGCCTGACAGGCCGCAGTGGGTGGCAGCCGGGGATGGGGGCCTCCGGCAGGTGCCCAGCAGTGCCCTGACCTCTGCCCTCATGGCTCCCAGGTGGAGGCCACAGAGCCGCAGGACGTGGTAGTCTATGACCAGAGCACACGGGACGCCAGCGTGCTGGCTGCAGACAGCTTCCTCTCCATCCTGCTCAGCAAGCTGGACGGCTGCTTCGACAGCGTGGCCATCCTCACAGGTGAGCTCCGGACAGACCCAAGGGAGGGGACTGGGGGGCACCACTATAAGCTTGGCTGTGCTGGGTGGAGGCGTCTGGGGAGGCAGGGTTCTGGATCCATCTCTGCTCTTTTTTCTAAGCCCAGAGACCAGCGACTACAGGGGCAGTGCTGGGAGGGGCGCCTTCTCAGTAACCCCGGAGTTCTCTGAGGCTCCGTTGTCCCCTCCCCTGGACCCCCACGCTTCAGAACCCCCTCGCACATGGGCCTCCCGCCACCACTAGCAGGTGAAGAGGTAGACAAGAGGAAAGCCCTAAATGCCGGCTGTAGCAGGTGCGGAGGGAAGGGATCTCTGACCCTCCACCTGCCTGGGAAGGGAGACACGGGCCCCATCCTCTGCAAACCCCAATCTGAGCACCCCTGGTCACAGGCAGGGAGTGCCTGTGAAGGCCACGGCCAACACGGACGCCTGCTTGACGATGACTCCGCCTGGGGGCCAACAGGGGTCCCTATAGGGCTTCCTGTTCCCCAAAAGCAGCCCAGCCAGCCTGGAGGCCCACACGTAGGTGTGCCCGACGTGCGCGCGCACGTACACGTTCCAAAGTGGTTCTTGATGATGCCTTCCCCCGTGGGCAGGGGCTGAGGCGCTTCCTGTAGAACCCACCTCCCAGAGGTGGCCCAGGTCCCAGGGCTGGGTTGACCTGGTCTGTCCCAGGGATGCACACCCTCCCTGCCCGGGTCTGGGGCGTTTGTGGGTGCTCCCGCCCCCGACCTCTGCCTGCCAGGGGCTGTGGCAGGTGGACGGAGGACGTAGAGGACTGAAGAGGGTGTTGTCCCCACCTCACACAGCCAATAGGATGTACATTCAGCCTGTCCGCCCTGAGTGGCCCTCACATGCAGGCACCCCATGGGGTGGTCCCAGGGCACCGGGCTGGCCCTCTGGCACGGGCCCAGTGGCAGCATGGACCTTCAACGTAACCTGAAGGCTAGAGCCAGGCCGCTCAGGGCAGACCTTTTGGAGGAAGTACCATATTCTGAAGGGTGTTCAGGTGGGTCAGCATCGTGTGCAGGTGTGCACGCTGCCTTCTACACATGTCTGGGTCTACACGGTCAGAGGGTGTCTACATCGGTGCCTGCCCCTGGGAGGAGGCTGGTGATCTGTAtttgctcgtgtgtgtgtgtgtgtgtgtgtgtgtgtgtgtgtgtgtgtgtgtatcccaccTTGGTGATCCCAA is part of the Felis catus isolate Fca126 chromosome D1, F.catus_Fca126_mat1.0, whole genome shotgun sequence genome and harbors:
- the LOC111556667 gene encoding mucin-1-like, whose translation is MTSSPPAAPPSAPGLSLAAERGGPAGSAPPARTPEPEPRRSRTGRARRARGVGCAPRARVPVRSARAPARASAPRGGGGDGGDGDAARALPRPLPRLRGPPPGPWAARPSGRAERARVPVRPGHERRRGPAPTVEEPECLPGEQGVWPSSLKYDKCPQGAPPQQKLQVPPIHPTQGPPSPQKGPPRPQDFTVPGAHPCCHPHPTSVWRTPAGGQTLAPHGTRSSSLCRTGTVAVAEEPRLHSQTPPAPALAPASGTHGLVEAAPMPPPFLGARLSAYGEIVQHGATEGGSGTMPGPSEL